In one Mucilaginibacter ginsenosidivorax genomic region, the following are encoded:
- a CDS encoding glycosyltransferase family 2 protein: protein MKLSVIVVNYNTCDMLRIALNSVIRAAVGINYEVFVVDNASADKSVEMLSGEFPDVKVIANTSNQGLAKAYNQGIKETTGEYVLVVSADTITGKKTFEKALEFMDTHLDAGGMGVRMITPDGRFLAESKHGFTESWAVFFKLTGLAKYFSKSRLTDVQRKDWVEEFQTSETDVLNGAFMLMRKEAIDKAGLFDERFHTYGYDIDLSYRIRLAGFKNYYFPKTYIINFNSRNNVKFSWDYLKEFYGAMIIFAAKYLFKVPEIKVEGLPQLFPSTYEVK from the coding sequence ATGAAACTATCTGTCATCGTTGTAAATTACAATACCTGTGATATGCTCAGGATAGCGCTTAATTCGGTAATAAGGGCCGCTGTGGGCATTAATTACGAGGTTTTTGTGGTGGATAACGCCTCGGCAGACAAATCTGTAGAGATGCTAAGCGGTGAGTTTCCTGATGTTAAAGTGATTGCCAACACCAGTAACCAGGGACTGGCAAAAGCTTATAACCAGGGAATTAAAGAAACTACCGGAGAGTATGTTTTAGTAGTCAGTGCGGATACAATTACAGGCAAAAAGACTTTTGAAAAGGCGCTGGAATTTATGGATACACATTTGGATGCCGGAGGGATGGGTGTACGAATGATAACGCCTGACGGTCGTTTCCTTGCCGAATCAAAACATGGGTTTACCGAGTCTTGGGCAGTGTTTTTTAAACTGACAGGCCTTGCCAAATATTTTTCCAAATCGCGCCTTACCGATGTACAACGTAAAGATTGGGTGGAGGAGTTTCAAACTTCGGAAACCGATGTGCTGAACGGCGCTTTTATGCTGATGCGTAAAGAGGCTATTGATAAAGCCGGGCTGTTTGATGAACGTTTTCATACCTATGGATATGATATCGATCTGAGTTACCGCATCAGGCTTGCCGGGTTTAAAAATTATTACTTTCCCAAAACGTATATTATTAACTTCAACAGCCGTAATAATGTGAAATTTAGCTGGGATTATCTTAAGGAATTTTATGGTGCGATGATTATCTTCGCCGCCAAATATTTATTTAAGGTACCCGAAATTAAAGTGGAGGGTTTGCCGCAGCTATTCCCTTCAACTTATGAAGTTAAATGA
- the recR gene encoding recombination mediator RecR gives MNFSSKLLENAVAEFAKLPGVGQKTALRLVLHLLNQDKQDVERFSNTVSKLRNEIMFCSVCHNISDHAVCEICSSHKRDRSLICVVEDTRDVMAIENTNQYNGVYHVLGGLISPMDGVGPSDLQVDTLVERLKENEAKEIIFALSATMEGDTTLFYLNKRIKSFNITISTIARGIAFGGELEYVDEITLGRSIATRVPYENSLSK, from the coding sequence ATGAATTTTTCGTCCAAATTACTGGAAAATGCTGTAGCCGAATTTGCCAAATTGCCGGGGGTGGGTCAAAAAACCGCTCTGAGGCTGGTGCTGCATTTGCTAAACCAGGATAAACAGGATGTTGAACGATTTAGCAACACTGTGAGCAAGCTGCGTAACGAGATTATGTTTTGCTCGGTTTGCCACAACATATCAGACCATGCCGTATGCGAGATTTGCTCATCGCATAAACGCGACCGCAGCCTTATTTGCGTGGTTGAGGATACCCGCGATGTAATGGCTATTGAAAATACCAACCAGTACAATGGCGTATATCATGTATTGGGTGGCTTAATATCGCCAATGGATGGGGTAGGGCCATCGGATTTGCAGGTTGATACCCTGGTTGAACGCCTGAAGGAAAACGAAGCCAAAGAGATCATTTTTGCCCTTAGCGCTACCATGGAAGGCGATACCACTTTGTTTTATTTAAACAAGCGCATAAAATCTTTCAACATTACCATATCAACCATAGCCCGTGGCATAGCCTTTGGAGGTGAATTGGAGTACGTAGATGAGATCACCCTCGGGCGGTCTATCGCTACACGTGTTCCGTATGAAAATTCATTGTCAAAGTAA